A DNA window from Tachysurus vachellii isolate PV-2020 chromosome 20, HZAU_Pvac_v1, whole genome shotgun sequence contains the following coding sequences:
- the rilpl1 gene encoding RILP-like protein 1 isoform X1, translating to MEGFGSALEKNVADLTVMDVYDIAAVVGQEFERIIDQYGCEALARLMPKVVRVLEILEVMVSRNSISPETEELRLELDKLRLERLDRLEKEKKHKKELELVEDVWRGEAQDLLSQIAQLQEENKTLLNNLSVKDYPMTEEDVQRQEGMSERERQVMKKLKEVVDKQRDEIRAKDRELTLKNEDIEALQQQQNRLMKINHDLRHKITVVEAQGKALIEQKVELEAFAQARQQELVSLRQEVARLRERLQGEKKSPETEEPPAPPSPAQEALSEEEAAFDPKDPNRPRFTLQELRDVLHERNELKAKVFMLQEEIAYYKSDEQEDDAHPPTPDPSPILRPRSRTSVQPESGIKRLFSFFSRDKRRSSQRGMAQYDDSFSTWSRKDDVYTEQAQEALQHM from the exons ATGGAAGGATTCGGATCGGCGTTGGAGAAAAACGTGGCGGATTTAACCGTTATGGACGTGTACGACATAGCAGCTGTGGTGGGCCAGGAGTTTGAGCGGATTATAGATCAATACGGGTGTGAAGCGTTGGCGAGACTCATGCCGAAAGTCGTGCGGGTTTTGGAGATTTTAGAGGTGATGGTGAGCCGCAACAGCATCAGTCCAGAGACCGAGGAGCTGAGATTAGAGCTGGATAAACTTCGACTGGAGCGACTGGACCGcctggaaaaggaaaagaagcaCAAAAAG GAGCTGGAGTTGGTCGAGGATGTGTGGCGAGGGGAAGCCCAAGACTTGTTGTCTCAGATTGCCCAGCTGCAAGAGGAAAACAAGACCCTCCTCAACAACCTGTCAGTCAAGGACTACCCAATGACAGAGGAGGATGTTCAGAGACAGGAAG GTATGTCAGAAAGGGAGAGGCAAGTGATGAAAAAGTTAAAGGAGGTGGTGGATAAACAGAGGGATGAGATTCGCGCCAAGGATCGAGAACTAACGCTGAAGAACGAAGACATTGAAGCA ctgcagcagcagcagaaccgGCTGATGAAGATCAACCACGATCTGAGGCATAAGATCACAGTGGTGGAGGCGCAGGGCAAGGCCCTGATCGAGCAGAAGGTGGAGCTCGAGGCGTTCGCCCAGGCCAGGCAGCAGGAGCTGGTGAGCCTGAGGCAAGAGGTGGCAAGACTCAGAGAGCGTCTTCAGGGAGAGAAGAAAAGCCCCGAAACCGAGGAGCCACCTGCTCCACCATCACCTGCACAa GAGGCCTTGTCTGAGGAAGAAGCGGCTTTCGATCCCAAAGATCCGAACCGACCGCGTTTCACTCTGCAAGAGCTGCGAGACGTCCTGCACGAGAGGAATGAGCTGAAGGCCAAAGTGTTCATGCTGCAAGAGGAAATTGCCTATTACAAAAG tgaCGAGCAGGAAGACGATGCACACCCGCCTACTCCGGACCCTTCGCCTATACTCAGGCCTCGCTCCCGAACCAGCGTCCAGCCAGAGTCTGGCATAAAGCGCTT GTTTAGCTTCTTCTCCCGGGACAAGCGGCGCAGCTCGCAGAGAGGCATGGCGCAGTACGACGACAGTTTCAGCACCTGGTCCCGCAAAGACGACGTGTACACAGAGCAAGCGCAAGAAGCTTTACAGCACATGTAA
- the rilpl1 gene encoding RILP-like protein 1 isoform X3, giving the protein MEGFGSALEKNVADLTVMDVYDIAAVVGQEFERIIDQYGCEALARLMPKVVRVLEILEVMVSRNSISPETEELRLELDKLRLERLDRLEKEKKHKKELELVEDVWRGEAQDLLSQIAQLQEENKTLLNNLSVKDYPMTEEDVQRQEGMSERERQVMKKLKEVVDKQRDEIRAKDRELTLKNEDIEALQQQQNRLMKINHDLRHKITVVEAQGKALIEQKVELEAFAQARQQELVSLRQEVARLRERLQGEKKSPETEEPPAPPSPAQNLFSELKQSCDPPTSLATRNRRLLPDDEEAEVQDEDDDDEEEEAVLLWEALSEEEAAFDPKDPNRPRFTLQELRDVLHERNELKAKVFMLQEEIAYYKSDEQEDDAHPPTPDPSPILRPRSRTSVQPESGIKRLFSFFSRDKRRSSQRGMAQYDDSFSTWSRKDDVYTEQAQEALQHM; this is encoded by the exons ATGGAAGGATTCGGATCGGCGTTGGAGAAAAACGTGGCGGATTTAACCGTTATGGACGTGTACGACATAGCAGCTGTGGTGGGCCAGGAGTTTGAGCGGATTATAGATCAATACGGGTGTGAAGCGTTGGCGAGACTCATGCCGAAAGTCGTGCGGGTTTTGGAGATTTTAGAGGTGATGGTGAGCCGCAACAGCATCAGTCCAGAGACCGAGGAGCTGAGATTAGAGCTGGATAAACTTCGACTGGAGCGACTGGACCGcctggaaaaggaaaagaagcaCAAAAAG GAGCTGGAGTTGGTCGAGGATGTGTGGCGAGGGGAAGCCCAAGACTTGTTGTCTCAGATTGCCCAGCTGCAAGAGGAAAACAAGACCCTCCTCAACAACCTGTCAGTCAAGGACTACCCAATGACAGAGGAGGATGTTCAGAGACAGGAAG GTATGTCAGAAAGGGAGAGGCAAGTGATGAAAAAGTTAAAGGAGGTGGTGGATAAACAGAGGGATGAGATTCGCGCCAAGGATCGAGAACTAACGCTGAAGAACGAAGACATTGAAGCA ctgcagcagcagcagaaccgGCTGATGAAGATCAACCACGATCTGAGGCATAAGATCACAGTGGTGGAGGCGCAGGGCAAGGCCCTGATCGAGCAGAAGGTGGAGCTCGAGGCGTTCGCCCAGGCCAGGCAGCAGGAGCTGGTGAGCCTGAGGCAAGAGGTGGCAAGACTCAGAGAGCGTCTTCAGGGAGAGAAGAAAAGCCCCGAAACCGAGGAGCCACCTGCTCCACCATCACCTGCACAa AATTTATTTTCCGAGCTCAAGCAATCGTGCGATCCTCCGACGTCCCTGGCTACACGTAACCGCCGCTTGCTTCCAGACGATGAAGAGGCGGAGGTgcaggatgaggatgatgatgatgaggaggaagaggctGTGTTGTTATGG GAGGCCTTGTCTGAGGAAGAAGCGGCTTTCGATCCCAAAGATCCGAACCGACCGCGTTTCACTCTGCAAGAGCTGCGAGACGTCCTGCACGAGAGGAATGAGCTGAAGGCCAAAGTGTTCATGCTGCAAGAGGAAATTGCCTATTACAAAAG tgaCGAGCAGGAAGACGATGCACACCCGCCTACTCCGGACCCTTCGCCTATACTCAGGCCTCGCTCCCGAACCAGCGTCCAGCCAGAGTCTGGCATAAAGCGCTT GTTTAGCTTCTTCTCCCGGGACAAGCGGCGCAGCTCGCAGAGAGGCATGGCGCAGTACGACGACAGTTTCAGCACCTGGTCCCGCAAAGACGACGTGTACACAGAGCAAGCGCAAGAAGCTTTACAGCACATGTAA
- the snrnp35 gene encoding U11/U12 small nuclear ribonucleoprotein 35 kDa protein: protein MNEWSPLAKVYDPLKAGSIDSTDVEPHDRAIWRAMNAHYQPNKAVTGDPLLTLYVARLNKKTTDEDLHTVFSKFGDIRRLRLVRDAITGFSKGYAFIEYKEERSLMRAWRDGNKMIVDQHELFVDFEQERTLQGWIPRRFGGGLGGKKESGQLRFGGRDRPFRRPINLPSVMPRPGDRWRDGDGGREERQRDERKDISPGWDLEHGRQRNRKDDWERGNERGGRDHHKDRRDSRRHRDRSNDRESNRGKDERRYRDSYRDSDKR from the coding sequence ATGAACGAGTGGAGTCCTCTCGCCAAAGTCTACGACCCACTCAAGGCTGGCAGCATTGACAGCACTGATGTCGAGCCCCATGACCGGGCCATATGGCGGGCGATGAACGCCCATTACCAGCCTAATAAAGCTGTAACGGGTGACCCTCTACTCACACTTTATGTTGCGAGACTCAACAAAAAGACAACCGATGAAGACCTTCACACGGTTTTCTCAAAATTCGGTGACATTCGACGACTGCGTCTTGTCAGGGACGCTATTACCGGCTTCTCCAAGGGCTATGCCTTTATAGAGTATAAAGAGGAGCGCTCTTTAATGAGAGCGTGGAGAGACGGCAACAAGATGATCGTAGACCAGCACGAGCTCTTTGTGGACTTTGAGCAGGAGCGCACGCTGCAGGGCTGGATACCACGTCGATTTGGAGGTGGCCTGGGAGGAAAGAAAGAGTCAGGACAGCTGAGGTTCGGCGGCAGGGACAGACCATTCAGGAGACCCATAAACCTGCCCAGTGTGATGCCCAGACCGGGTGACCGGTGGAGAGAcggagatggagggagagaggagagacaacGAGATGAGAGAAAAGACATATCTCCGGGCTGGGACCTAGAGCACGGGAGACAACGGAATCGGAAGGACGACTGGGAACGAGGGAACGAGCGAGGTGGTAGGGATCACCATAAAGACAGGAGGGACTCCAGACGACACAGGGACAGGAGTAACGACAGAGAATCCAACCGAGGAAAGGATGAACGGAGATATCGGGACTCGTACAGAGATTCGGATAAACGATGA
- the rilpl1 gene encoding RILP-like protein 1 isoform X2, which yields MEGFGSALEKNVADLTVMDVYDIAAVVGQEFERIIDQYGCEALARLMPKVVRVLEILEVMVSRNSISPETEELRLELDKLRLERLDRLEKEKKHKKELELVEDVWRGEAQDLLSQIAQLQEENKTLLNNLSVKDYPMTEEDVQRQEGMSERERQVMKKLKEVVDKQRDEIRAKDRELTLKNEDIEALQQQQNRLMKINHDLRHKITVVEAQGKALIEQKVELEAFAQARQQELVSLRQEVARLRERLQGEKKSPETEEPPAPPSPAQEALSEEEAAFDPKDPNRPRFTLQELRDVLHERNELKAKVFMLQEEIAYYKSDEQEDDAHPPTPDPSPILRPRSRTSVQPESGIKRLIFTAIMPMVAAGLIADDPTLQPIRRLVSLV from the exons ATGGAAGGATTCGGATCGGCGTTGGAGAAAAACGTGGCGGATTTAACCGTTATGGACGTGTACGACATAGCAGCTGTGGTGGGCCAGGAGTTTGAGCGGATTATAGATCAATACGGGTGTGAAGCGTTGGCGAGACTCATGCCGAAAGTCGTGCGGGTTTTGGAGATTTTAGAGGTGATGGTGAGCCGCAACAGCATCAGTCCAGAGACCGAGGAGCTGAGATTAGAGCTGGATAAACTTCGACTGGAGCGACTGGACCGcctggaaaaggaaaagaagcaCAAAAAG GAGCTGGAGTTGGTCGAGGATGTGTGGCGAGGGGAAGCCCAAGACTTGTTGTCTCAGATTGCCCAGCTGCAAGAGGAAAACAAGACCCTCCTCAACAACCTGTCAGTCAAGGACTACCCAATGACAGAGGAGGATGTTCAGAGACAGGAAG GTATGTCAGAAAGGGAGAGGCAAGTGATGAAAAAGTTAAAGGAGGTGGTGGATAAACAGAGGGATGAGATTCGCGCCAAGGATCGAGAACTAACGCTGAAGAACGAAGACATTGAAGCA ctgcagcagcagcagaaccgGCTGATGAAGATCAACCACGATCTGAGGCATAAGATCACAGTGGTGGAGGCGCAGGGCAAGGCCCTGATCGAGCAGAAGGTGGAGCTCGAGGCGTTCGCCCAGGCCAGGCAGCAGGAGCTGGTGAGCCTGAGGCAAGAGGTGGCAAGACTCAGAGAGCGTCTTCAGGGAGAGAAGAAAAGCCCCGAAACCGAGGAGCCACCTGCTCCACCATCACCTGCACAa GAGGCCTTGTCTGAGGAAGAAGCGGCTTTCGATCCCAAAGATCCGAACCGACCGCGTTTCACTCTGCAAGAGCTGCGAGACGTCCTGCACGAGAGGAATGAGCTGAAGGCCAAAGTGTTCATGCTGCAAGAGGAAATTGCCTATTACAAAAG tgaCGAGCAGGAAGACGATGCACACCCGCCTACTCCGGACCCTTCGCCTATACTCAGGCCTCGCTCCCGAACCAGCGTCCAGCCAGAGTCTGGCATAAAGCGCTT GATCTTCACAGCCATTATGCCGATGGTGGCGGCTGGCTTGATTGCAGATGACCCCACTTTACAGCCAATCAGACGACTTGTTTCTCTT GTTTAG